The Manihot esculenta cultivar AM560-2 chromosome 1, M.esculenta_v8, whole genome shotgun sequence genome has a window encoding:
- the LOC110621134 gene encoding uncharacterized protein LOC110621134 isoform X2, which yields MKSKLAHKDGLLTVKQGFTEISFRRYRSSSCKTPTRTVGLEGNVELKRGSVYQNSTEVRKMKNMGVNEGRRKIELSLDNESTFSFSIVDSLCCSDEENTQKRSPKLSVNSSLNPTSVRKSCIEPCSSEGFIEICPNLGKREKQSSGTVRCDSIENPTFRCEQVAGPVNDANDMLENDMALTFHKSLSAKLEMPHSPSPSESSCSSRASSKSRFSPIKKMFDPFMKSKSLRSSLSYIAEHGDVKTTGISNVRNNQITRKSLTHDFANTIGKSDIGSPLVRNGHNLSTVACSPVHLHGCLKLENKHGVPYFKFSLDCPEEVFVAKTRKENNAVNWVYTFHSICNRKKSNVSGWSLTDSNKESLMVGQMQVSCYLNSDLNDGGDVDNSMVMEFVLYDIAHARQSVCSQDSLDIVKSPNCSKAGYGGATHELDSGSDAMKFKHQTQRASYSNNSDSSSPYPTALLHSDLEIAAIVIQLPFAKRESMKCNRGNRSNVTMHSNLLNHSTVGQRRKDFTDRENPDKLNVVIPTGNHSLPIDESQGPSSLLDRWRIGGGCDCGGWDMSCPLTVFGSPGIRCAEDKPLMDYQKPLELFVQGTKQKIPALTMRAVEEGQYAVHFHAQLSTLQAFSICVAALHGIEASNAIGKERSKQLAHGSSLKALIEEEMQFLIETVTEEEKKKAASKKMEEIQQTYVLNPPFSPIARV from the exons ATGAAAAGCAAACTTGCACATAAAGATGGTTTGTTGACAGTAAAGCAAGGCTTCACAGAGATAAGTTTTCGTCGCTATCGTAGTTCCTCGTGTAAGACTCCAACTAGAACTGTTGGTTTAGAAGGAAATGTTGAGTTGAAGCGAGGTTCCGTTTATCAAAACTCAACAGAGGTGAGGAAAATGAAGAATATGGGAGTTAATGAGGGAAGGAGAAAAATTGAATTGTCGCTAGATAATGAGAGTACTTTCTCCTTTAGCATTGTTGATTCTTTGTGTTGTTCAGATGAAGAGAACACACAGAAGAGATCCCCAAAATTGTCTGTGAACTCAAGCTTGAATCCAACATCTGTTAGGAAGTCTTGCATAGAACCATGCTCATCAGAAGGCTTCATTGAAATCTGTCCAAATTTGGGTAAGAGAGAAAAACAATCTTCTGGAACTGTAAGATGTGATTCAATTGAGAATCCAACTTTCAGATGTGAGCAGGTTGCTGGTCCTGTAAATGATGCTAATGATATGCTTGAAAACGACATGGCCCTGACATTCCATAAGTCGCTTTCTGCTAAGCTAGAAATGCCCCATTCACCTTCTCCTTCAGAAAGTAGCTGCTCTTCTAGAGCCAGCTCAAAGTCCCGGTTTAGCCCCATCAAGAAGATGTTTGATCCATTTATGAAATccaagtctttaaggagttcCTTGAGTTATATAGCAGAACATGGTGATGTCAAAACTACAGGGATATCAAATGTGAGGAATAATCAAATTACGAGGAAATCTTTGACACATGACTTTGCAAATACAATCGGGAAATCAGATATTGGTTCTCCACTTGTCCGGAATGGTCACAATCTTTCAACTGTGGCATGTTCACCAGTTCACCTGCATGGTTGTCTCAAGTTGGAGAATAAACATGGGGTGCCATATTTCAAGTTCTCATTGGATTGCCCTGAAGAAGTTTTTGTGGCCAAGACGCGGAAGGAAAATAATGCTGTTAATTGGGTGTACACATTTCACTCCATTTGCAATAGAAAGAAGAGCAATGTCAGTGGCTGGAGTTTGACTGATAGCAACAAGGAGTCCTTGATGGTTGGACAGATGCAAGTTTCCTGCTATTTAAACTCAGACTTAAACGATGGTGGGGATGTTGACAATTCTATGGTGATGGAATTTGTATTATATGACATTGCACATGCGAGACAAAGTGTTTGTTCACAAGATTCCCTTGATATTGTTAAATCTCCCAATTGTTCTAAAGCAGGCTATGGTGGTGCAACTCATGAATTGGACAGTGGTTCTGATGCAATGAAATTCAAACATCAAACACAACGGGCGTCTTACAGCAACAACTCTGATTCTTCTAGTCCTTACCCGACTGCACTTTTACATTCAGACCTTGAAATTGCAGCTATTGTCATTCAACTCCCATTTGCGaagagagaaagcatgaaatgtAACAGGGGTAATAGGAGTAATGTTACAATGCATTCAAATCTTCTCAACCACTCTACAGTTGGGCAAAGGAGAAAAGACTTCACGGACAGAGAAAATCCAGACAAGTTGAATGTGGTAATTCCCACAGGAAATCATAGTTTGCCAATTGATGAAAGCCAGGGCCCTTCTTCTTTGCTTGATAGATGGAGAATTGGTGGAGGCTGTGATTGTGGTGGATGGGATATGAGCTGTCCACTTACTGTTTTTGGCAGTCCTGGTATCAGATGTGCTGAAGATAAACCACTCATGGATTATCAGAAGCCTTTGGAACTTTTTGTTCAG GGAACAAAACAGAAAATCCCAGCATTGACCATGAGAGCAGTTGAAGAAGGACAATATGCAGTTCATTTCCATGCACAACTATCAACATTACAAGCATTTTCCATTTGTGTTGCTGCATTGCATGGCATTGAAGCCTCCAATGCTATAGGGAAGGAAAGAAGCAAGCAGTTGGCACATGGAAGTTCACTGAAAGCACTTATCGAAGAGGAAATGCAGTTCTTAATTGAAACAGTCACAGAGGAGGAAAAAAAGAAGGCCGCCTCCAAGAAGATGGAAGAGATCCAGCAGACTTATGTGCTTAACCCTCCCTTTTCTCCGATTGCTCGGGTATAG
- the LOC110621134 gene encoding uncharacterized protein LOC110621134 isoform X1 translates to MVIIILLIFFDLCLLQSSPNTVLPCRHFSDAENKIMKSKLAHKDGLLTVKQGFTEISFRRYRSSSCKTPTRTVGLEGNVELKRGSVYQNSTEVRKMKNMGVNEGRRKIELSLDNESTFSFSIVDSLCCSDEENTQKRSPKLSVNSSLNPTSVRKSCIEPCSSEGFIEICPNLGKREKQSSGTVRCDSIENPTFRCEQVAGPVNDANDMLENDMALTFHKSLSAKLEMPHSPSPSESSCSSRASSKSRFSPIKKMFDPFMKSKSLRSSLSYIAEHGDVKTTGISNVRNNQITRKSLTHDFANTIGKSDIGSPLVRNGHNLSTVACSPVHLHGCLKLENKHGVPYFKFSLDCPEEVFVAKTRKENNAVNWVYTFHSICNRKKSNVSGWSLTDSNKESLMVGQMQVSCYLNSDLNDGGDVDNSMVMEFVLYDIAHARQSVCSQDSLDIVKSPNCSKAGYGGATHELDSGSDAMKFKHQTQRASYSNNSDSSSPYPTALLHSDLEIAAIVIQLPFAKRESMKCNRGNRSNVTMHSNLLNHSTVGQRRKDFTDRENPDKLNVVIPTGNHSLPIDESQGPSSLLDRWRIGGGCDCGGWDMSCPLTVFGSPGIRCAEDKPLMDYQKPLELFVQGTKQKIPALTMRAVEEGQYAVHFHAQLSTLQAFSICVAALHGIEASNAIGKERSKQLAHGSSLKALIEEEMQFLIETVTEEEKKKAASKKMEEIQQTYVLNPPFSPIARV, encoded by the exons ATGGTTATAATCATTCTCTTAATATTTTTTGATCTTTGCTTGTTGCAGAGTAGTCCTAACACTGTTCTTCCATGTCGACATTTTTCAGATGCTGAAAACAAAATCATGAAAAGCAAACTTGCACATAAAGATGGTTTGTTGACAGTAAAGCAAGGCTTCACAGAGATAAGTTTTCGTCGCTATCGTAGTTCCTCGTGTAAGACTCCAACTAGAACTGTTGGTTTAGAAGGAAATGTTGAGTTGAAGCGAGGTTCCGTTTATCAAAACTCAACAGAGGTGAGGAAAATGAAGAATATGGGAGTTAATGAGGGAAGGAGAAAAATTGAATTGTCGCTAGATAATGAGAGTACTTTCTCCTTTAGCATTGTTGATTCTTTGTGTTGTTCAGATGAAGAGAACACACAGAAGAGATCCCCAAAATTGTCTGTGAACTCAAGCTTGAATCCAACATCTGTTAGGAAGTCTTGCATAGAACCATGCTCATCAGAAGGCTTCATTGAAATCTGTCCAAATTTGGGTAAGAGAGAAAAACAATCTTCTGGAACTGTAAGATGTGATTCAATTGAGAATCCAACTTTCAGATGTGAGCAGGTTGCTGGTCCTGTAAATGATGCTAATGATATGCTTGAAAACGACATGGCCCTGACATTCCATAAGTCGCTTTCTGCTAAGCTAGAAATGCCCCATTCACCTTCTCCTTCAGAAAGTAGCTGCTCTTCTAGAGCCAGCTCAAAGTCCCGGTTTAGCCCCATCAAGAAGATGTTTGATCCATTTATGAAATccaagtctttaaggagttcCTTGAGTTATATAGCAGAACATGGTGATGTCAAAACTACAGGGATATCAAATGTGAGGAATAATCAAATTACGAGGAAATCTTTGACACATGACTTTGCAAATACAATCGGGAAATCAGATATTGGTTCTCCACTTGTCCGGAATGGTCACAATCTTTCAACTGTGGCATGTTCACCAGTTCACCTGCATGGTTGTCTCAAGTTGGAGAATAAACATGGGGTGCCATATTTCAAGTTCTCATTGGATTGCCCTGAAGAAGTTTTTGTGGCCAAGACGCGGAAGGAAAATAATGCTGTTAATTGGGTGTACACATTTCACTCCATTTGCAATAGAAAGAAGAGCAATGTCAGTGGCTGGAGTTTGACTGATAGCAACAAGGAGTCCTTGATGGTTGGACAGATGCAAGTTTCCTGCTATTTAAACTCAGACTTAAACGATGGTGGGGATGTTGACAATTCTATGGTGATGGAATTTGTATTATATGACATTGCACATGCGAGACAAAGTGTTTGTTCACAAGATTCCCTTGATATTGTTAAATCTCCCAATTGTTCTAAAGCAGGCTATGGTGGTGCAACTCATGAATTGGACAGTGGTTCTGATGCAATGAAATTCAAACATCAAACACAACGGGCGTCTTACAGCAACAACTCTGATTCTTCTAGTCCTTACCCGACTGCACTTTTACATTCAGACCTTGAAATTGCAGCTATTGTCATTCAACTCCCATTTGCGaagagagaaagcatgaaatgtAACAGGGGTAATAGGAGTAATGTTACAATGCATTCAAATCTTCTCAACCACTCTACAGTTGGGCAAAGGAGAAAAGACTTCACGGACAGAGAAAATCCAGACAAGTTGAATGTGGTAATTCCCACAGGAAATCATAGTTTGCCAATTGATGAAAGCCAGGGCCCTTCTTCTTTGCTTGATAGATGGAGAATTGGTGGAGGCTGTGATTGTGGTGGATGGGATATGAGCTGTCCACTTACTGTTTTTGGCAGTCCTGGTATCAGATGTGCTGAAGATAAACCACTCATGGATTATCAGAAGCCTTTGGAACTTTTTGTTCAG GGAACAAAACAGAAAATCCCAGCATTGACCATGAGAGCAGTTGAAGAAGGACAATATGCAGTTCATTTCCATGCACAACTATCAACATTACAAGCATTTTCCATTTGTGTTGCTGCATTGCATGGCATTGAAGCCTCCAATGCTATAGGGAAGGAAAGAAGCAAGCAGTTGGCACATGGAAGTTCACTGAAAGCACTTATCGAAGAGGAAATGCAGTTCTTAATTGAAACAGTCACAGAGGAGGAAAAAAAGAAGGCCGCCTCCAAGAAGATGGAAGAGATCCAGCAGACTTATGTGCTTAACCCTCCCTTTTCTCCGATTGCTCGGGTATAG